A window from Flammeovirgaceae bacterium encodes these proteins:
- a CDS encoding S9 family peptidase, whose amino-acid sequence MRKPYLLSTLLWLSVLVSFGQNEWTAEKAMQYKNITGTDISADGKYVAYVVRVPVMEGEKSEYNSQVWVAATDGSFNLQYTRGEKSSTSPQFSPDGKQVAFLSNRQGDKNQIYIMRLMGGEPEQITDAKTGVSSFKWSPDGSRIAYLMKDPESKEEEKRKKEKTDVILVDKDFKYNHLYTIPVKADEPGKRGVKRLTAGNFHINGFDWSPNGATIAFSFAPNPKINDAGLESDISTVPSDSGAVVPVVKMPGVDVNPLYSPDGKWIAFESSGGRPERVGLSDAYKVAATGGDIVELQKTPDRNASIEAWAPDGSYLFISENYKTSRTLLALPTDNKIKLKGDFIAYSDSRLPILTSLKGTSGSFSISRNGKDMSYTFEDVNTPEEVFMAGTNGGNIKKVSDVNSGFDPPVTGKTELISWKSKDGMLIEGFLTYPVGFVKGKKYPIVLQIHGGPAGVFSQSYTGAPGIYMTQYFAQHGFIVLRPNPRGSSGYGKDFRYANVRDWGYGDYQDLMTGVDHVLAMGIADSNNQFVMGWSYGGYMTSWVVTQTDRFKAASMGAGLPNLVSMVTTTDIPDYIVAHAGGKEFWEDYEEYEKHSAIYHIKNATTPTQVIHGANDLRVPFTQGQEFYNALKRKGVDTEMVVYPRTPHGPQEPKLLMDVSPRILAWFEKYLSQ is encoded by the coding sequence ATGAGAAAACCCTATCTCCTATCCACCCTGTTGTGGCTGTCCGTCCTGGTTTCTTTTGGCCAAAATGAATGGACGGCCGAAAAGGCCATGCAATACAAAAACATTACCGGTACCGACATTTCAGCTGATGGCAAATACGTGGCCTATGTGGTGCGGGTGCCCGTGATGGAGGGTGAAAAATCCGAATACAACAGCCAGGTATGGGTGGCCGCCACGGACGGCTCCTTCAACTTGCAGTATACCCGGGGGGAAAAGTCATCCACGTCCCCACAATTTTCCCCAGACGGAAAGCAGGTTGCCTTCCTTTCCAACCGGCAAGGCGATAAAAACCAAATTTATATAATGAGGCTGATGGGCGGTGAGCCAGAACAAATCACGGATGCCAAAACAGGGGTTTCTTCTTTCAAATGGTCCCCTGACGGCTCGCGTATTGCCTACCTGATGAAAGACCCGGAAAGCAAGGAAGAGGAAAAAAGGAAAAAGGAAAAAACAGATGTCATCCTTGTGGACAAGGACTTTAAGTACAACCACCTGTATACCATCCCTGTAAAGGCGGACGAACCCGGAAAGCGGGGCGTTAAAAGGTTAACGGCCGGCAATTTTCACATTAACGGGTTTGATTGGTCGCCCAATGGGGCCACCATTGCCTTTTCGTTTGCGCCCAATCCAAAAATCAACGATGCGGGGCTTGAATCGGATATTTCCACCGTCCCCTCCGACAGTGGCGCGGTGGTACCTGTGGTAAAAATGCCCGGGGTGGACGTCAACCCCTTGTATTCGCCCGATGGCAAATGGATTGCTTTTGAATCTTCGGGCGGCCGGCCAGAACGTGTCGGCCTCAGCGATGCCTACAAAGTGGCCGCCACAGGTGGCGACATTGTGGAATTGCAAAAAACGCCCGACCGCAACGCCAGTATCGAAGCATGGGCCCCCGATGGTTCCTACCTGTTTATCTCCGAAAACTACAAAACATCGCGCACCCTGCTGGCACTGCCCACAGACAACAAAATAAAACTAAAAGGGGACTTCATCGCCTACTCCGACTCCCGGTTGCCCATACTCACTTCCTTGAAAGGCACCAGTGGCTCTTTTTCCATCAGCCGGAATGGCAAGGACATGAGCTACACCTTTGAAGACGTGAATACACCGGAGGAGGTATTTATGGCAGGCACCAATGGGGGCAACATCAAAAAGGTCAGCGATGTCAATTCCGGTTTTGACCCGCCAGTGACCGGAAAAACGGAACTGATCTCATGGAAATCCAAGGATGGCATGTTGATTGAAGGGTTCCTCACCTACCCTGTTGGTTTCGTCAAAGGGAAAAAGTACCCCATTGTATTGCAAATACACGGGGGCCCTGCCGGGGTGTTCTCCCAAAGCTATACGGGGGCGCCAGGGATTTATATGACGCAATATTTTGCGCAACACGGCTTTATTGTGTTGCGGCCCAACCCCAGGGGAAGTTCAGGCTATGGCAAGGATTTTCGTTATGCCAACGTGCGCGACTGGGGCTATGGTGATTACCAGGACTTGATGACCGGTGTCGACCATGTGTTGGCCATGGGCATTGCCGATAGCAACAACCAGTTTGTGATGGGTTGGAGCTATGGCGGCTACATGACGAGTTGGGTGGTGACGCAAACCGACCGGTTTAAGGCTGCCAGCATGGGTGCCGGTTTGCCCAACCTGGTAAGCATGGTCACCACTACCGACATCCCCGATTATATCGTGGCACATGCCGGGGGAAAGGAATTTTGGGAAGATTATGAAGAGTATGAAAAACACTCGGCCATCTATCATATTAAAAACGCGACCACGCCCACCCAGGTGATCCATGGGGCCAATGATTTGCGCGTGCCTTTTACGCAAGGCCAGGAGTTTTACAACGCACTTAAACGCAAGGGCGTGGACACCGAGATGGTCGTTTATCCGCGTACGCCACATGGCCCGCAGGAACCAAAACTACTGATGGACGTTAGCCCCAGGATTTTGGCATGGTTTGAAAAATACCTGTCCCAATAA
- a CDS encoding rhodanese-like domain-containing protein, giving the protein MLQQLKSLLGLGPKLDYKELVEAGAIIVDVRTKGEYQCGCIRESINIPVQDLQRHLGRFKKDKAIITCCASGMRSGTARRILLSHGFKEVYNGGAWSNLQYKIR; this is encoded by the coding sequence ATGTTACAGCAGCTAAAAAGTTTATTGGGCCTGGGGCCCAAACTGGATTACAAAGAACTGGTAGAGGCAGGGGCCATCATTGTGGACGTGCGGACCAAAGGCGAGTACCAATGTGGGTGCATCAGGGAGTCCATCAACATACCTGTACAGGACCTGCAACGCCATTTGGGCAGGTTTAAGAAAGACAAGGCCATTATCACCTGTTGTGCCTCCGGTATGCGCAGCGGCACGGCCAGGCGCATCCTGCTTTCACATGGTTTTAAGGAAGTTTACAATGGCGGGGCCTGGTCGAATTTGCAATATAAAATCCGTTAG
- a CDS encoding rhodanese-like domain-containing protein, giving the protein MNAISKVIVDVRTPLEFAGGHVPGSINIPMQEVVQRLDEIKKLRQPILLCCASGNRSGQVAAYLNGIGIACENGGCWMEVAAITSN; this is encoded by the coding sequence ATGAACGCAATAAGTAAAGTGATCGTGGACGTGAGGACCCCGCTGGAATTTGCGGGCGGCCATGTGCCCGGCAGCATCAATATACCTATGCAGGAGGTGGTGCAGCGGTTGGACGAAATCAAAAAGTTGAGACAGCCTATCCTTCTGTGCTGCGCTTCCGGCAACCGTAGTGGCCAGGTGGCCGCTTATTTAAACGGCATTGGGATAGCCTGCGAAAATGGCGGGTGCTGGATGGAGGTGGCCGCAATCACGTCTAATTAA
- a CDS encoding lysophospholipid acyltransferase family protein codes for MIFVSNLVPRGLWLWFCGWLGRVAYSFATETRELTTLHLGLAYSKEKPLKEILALSKETFKMLGKNAGDVLRARNVKTLEDLDKFLVTHGIENFEQATAKGKGVIFLTCHLGAFDLQITNMALRGLKPNIIGTPLKDERLNNLLFNYRNAYGAVAVERGKETLRLIKALKTAGSVAILIDQDTRVKSRFVDFFGMKAATPVGATILAMKTGAAVVPTYIYLGDDNKQHMHILPEVPLVLTGDEEKDMVVNTQAFTSFIEEQVRAHPSQWVWMHERWKTRPGEEIA; via the coding sequence TTGATTTTTGTTTCCAACCTGGTGCCACGAGGCCTATGGCTATGGTTTTGTGGGTGGTTGGGCCGGGTGGCGTATTCATTTGCCACGGAAACCCGTGAGCTTACCACCCTTCACTTAGGCCTTGCCTATAGCAAGGAAAAGCCGTTGAAGGAAATCCTGGCCTTGAGCAAGGAGACGTTTAAGATGTTGGGAAAGAATGCGGGGGACGTGCTGCGCGCACGAAACGTAAAAACGTTGGAAGACCTGGACAAGTTTTTGGTCACCCACGGCATTGAAAACTTTGAACAAGCCACGGCCAAGGGCAAAGGGGTGATTTTCCTTACCTGCCACCTGGGGGCGTTCGATTTGCAAATCACCAACATGGCATTGCGCGGCCTTAAGCCCAACATTATTGGCACGCCATTGAAAGACGAGCGCCTGAACAACCTGTTGTTCAACTACCGGAACGCCTACGGGGCGGTGGCCGTGGAGCGCGGCAAAGAAACGTTACGGCTGATCAAGGCTTTAAAGACAGCCGGGTCCGTAGCGATACTTATCGACCAGGACACCCGGGTGAAGAGCCGGTTTGTGGATTTTTTTGGCATGAAAGCAGCCACGCCTGTTGGGGCAACCATCCTTGCCATGAAAACCGGGGCGGCCGTGGTGCCCACTTATATTTATTTGGGGGACGACAACAAACAACACATGCACATCCTCCCTGAGGTTCCGTTGGTGCTGACTGGCGATGAGGAAAAGGACATGGTAGTGAACACACAGGCCTTTACTTCTTTTATTGAGGAGCAGGTGCGCGCCCATCCTTCCCAATGGGTGTGGATGCACGAGCGCTGGAAAACACGGCCTGGCGAGGAAATCGCCTGA
- a CDS encoding histidine phosphatase family protein, producing the protein MKYLYLIRHAKSSWDNLEISDVDRPLNERGLRDAPYMGKRLKEKEVAPDLMLSSPAKRAIATCRQIAAIIGHEASRIKTDPRLYHASEETLVSVLSGLSDSHHVAMLFGHNPGLTRLTNSIFGQHIMNIPTCGIVAGKLNIGTWGEVKAGCGSLGFFDFPKKNKRKG; encoded by the coding sequence ATGAAATACCTTTATCTCATCCGCCACGCCAAATCCAGTTGGGACAACCTTGAAATAAGTGATGTCGACCGTCCCCTCAACGAGCGGGGCTTGCGCGATGCCCCCTACATGGGCAAAAGGCTGAAAGAAAAGGAGGTGGCGCCCGACCTTATGCTCAGCAGCCCTGCAAAGCGCGCCATCGCTACCTGCAGGCAAATTGCCGCGATCATTGGCCATGAGGCCTCACGAATAAAAACGGACCCACGGCTCTACCATGCAAGCGAAGAAACGCTCGTATCGGTATTGAGCGGGCTAAGCGACAGCCACCATGTGGCAATGCTGTTTGGCCACAACCCGGGGCTTACCCGGCTGACTAACAGTATTTTCGGCCAACACATAATGAACATTCCAACCTGCGGGATCGTGGCCGGCAAGCTCAACATCGGGACCTGGGGCGAGGTGAAAGCCGGATGTGGCAGCCTGGGGTTTTTCGACTTCCCCAAAAAGAACAAGAGGAAAGGCTAG
- a CDS encoding DUF4421 family protein, producing the protein MGRPVLIGVLLGLAFGANAGTPHDSLRSAYVHSYSNYFFLGPLIKKNDLGFDIVSANDAKKTYTFKANHSVSAGFNVNLFDVNLGIVFGIPLEAGSEQVYGKSEVRDLQLTAIGRQWFADVYGQKYSGFYVQYPGLVVPAGQPFPQRPDLATRNFGMSFTYIFNHEEFSLRAPYLFSERQKVGKGSFLFSYVLSSFDLQADSALIPAGRWPEWGDGAAVNELRFTSLGIAPGYSHTFVAKKFFLNLTLAFGPAHYWMRYKEQLSRARNDIRIDFYSLGRVGLGYDGDRFFGGLSFTTQSRNVTYGRTTFQNTIGTIRIVAGFRFKEEGLLKKKAIDFIPRP; encoded by the coding sequence ATGGGGCGCCCGGTCCTGATAGGGGTATTATTGGGCTTGGCCTTTGGTGCAAATGCCGGCACACCACACGACTCGCTGCGAAGTGCTTATGTCCATTCCTATTCCAATTATTTTTTTTTGGGGCCGTTGATAAAGAAGAACGACCTGGGTTTTGACATCGTTTCGGCCAACGATGCAAAAAAAACCTATACTTTCAAGGCCAACCACTCGGTGAGTGCGGGCTTCAACGTCAATTTGTTTGATGTCAATTTGGGCATTGTGTTTGGCATCCCGCTGGAGGCAGGGAGTGAACAGGTATATGGAAAGAGCGAAGTCCGCGACTTGCAGCTTACAGCCATAGGAAGACAATGGTTTGCCGATGTGTATGGGCAAAAATACAGTGGGTTCTATGTCCAATACCCGGGGCTGGTGGTGCCTGCGGGGCAACCTTTTCCCCAGCGGCCGGACTTGGCCACCCGGAATTTTGGCATGTCCTTTACCTATATTTTCAACCATGAAGAATTCTCTTTGCGGGCCCCTTATCTTTTCAGTGAAAGGCAAAAGGTAGGGAAGGGCTCATTTCTGTTTAGCTATGTGCTCAGTTCCTTTGACTTGCAGGCAGACTCTGCCCTGATCCCTGCAGGGCGTTGGCCGGAGTGGGGGGACGGTGCCGCTGTAAACGAATTGCGGTTTACGTCATTGGGAATAGCCCCGGGCTATAGCCATACCTTTGTGGCAAAAAAATTTTTTTTGAACCTCACGTTGGCTTTTGGGCCGGCCCATTATTGGATGAGGTACAAAGAGCAATTGTCGCGGGCACGAAACGATATCCGCATAGATTTTTATTCCTTGGGCCGGGTGGGCCTAGGATATGATGGCGATCGTTTTTTTGGTGGATTGAGCTTTACCACCCAATCGAGGAACGTGACCTACGGGCGCACGACCTTTCAAAATACCATTGGCACCATACGCATAGTGGCGGGTTTTCGTTTTAAGGAAGAAGGCCTCCTAAAAAAGAAGGCAATTGATTTTATCCCCAGGCCCTAG
- the hslU gene encoding ATP-dependent protease ATPase subunit HslU, whose protein sequence is MMDSKYLTPRQIVEELDKYIIGQDDAKRNVAIALRNRWRRMSVKSEIRSEIIPNNILMIGATGVGKTEIARRLAKLADAPFVKVEASKFTEVGYVGRDVESMVRDLVEQAVNMVKARKKEEVKGRAALIVDEIILNALIPPLKNSGAKPQPTGNGGPEGVPVSDAELNERTRNLFREKIKNGELEERKIEIQTQQKSGPGVGMIGAGMMDETSLMNLQDMISGMMPKKSRKRKVTVAEARKLLLEEEASKLIDMDEVKEEAVRVAENSGIIFIDEIDKVASGSGKKGGPDVSREGVQRDLLPIVEGSTVNTKHGMVKTDHVLFIAAGAFHMAKPSDLIPELQGRFPIRVELDSLTKGDFVRILKEPKNALTKQYTALFDSEGVSMEFSDQALEAIAETAFNINSEIENIGARRLHTVVSKLLNEFLFDVPDKIGASSKIMVTEDMVREKLAALVRNRDLSEYIL, encoded by the coding sequence ATGATGGATTCAAAATATTTAACGCCACGCCAGATCGTGGAAGAATTGGACAAGTACATAATCGGGCAGGACGATGCAAAGAGGAACGTGGCCATTGCCTTGCGCAACCGGTGGAGGAGGATGAGCGTGAAGTCCGAGATCCGGTCGGAAATTATCCCCAACAACATACTGATGATAGGGGCTACAGGTGTGGGCAAGACGGAGATTGCCAGAAGGTTGGCAAAGCTGGCCGATGCGCCTTTTGTAAAAGTGGAGGCTTCCAAATTTACGGAAGTGGGCTATGTGGGGCGCGATGTGGAGAGCATGGTGCGGGACTTGGTGGAGCAGGCGGTGAATATGGTAAAGGCCCGAAAAAAGGAAGAGGTCAAAGGTAGGGCTGCCCTGATCGTGGATGAGATTATCCTGAATGCACTGATACCCCCTTTAAAGAACAGCGGGGCAAAACCACAGCCCACCGGCAATGGCGGGCCGGAAGGCGTGCCCGTGTCCGATGCGGAGCTGAATGAACGCACACGCAACCTTTTCAGGGAGAAAATAAAAAATGGGGAATTGGAAGAAAGGAAGATAGAAATCCAAACCCAACAAAAAAGCGGCCCTGGCGTGGGCATGATTGGTGCCGGTATGATGGACGAGACGTCATTGATGAACTTGCAGGACATGATCAGCGGAATGATGCCCAAAAAATCCAGGAAAAGAAAGGTGACGGTGGCGGAAGCGAGAAAGCTGTTGCTGGAGGAAGAAGCCTCCAAGCTGATAGACATGGACGAAGTGAAGGAAGAAGCAGTGCGTGTGGCCGAAAATTCCGGGATCATATTTATTGATGAAATTGACAAGGTGGCTTCCGGCAGCGGTAAAAAGGGAGGGCCTGATGTGAGCCGTGAGGGCGTGCAACGTGACTTGCTGCCTATTGTGGAGGGAAGCACGGTGAACACCAAGCATGGGATGGTGAAAACGGACCACGTGCTGTTCATTGCGGCAGGGGCGTTCCACATGGCCAAGCCTTCGGATTTGATACCCGAACTGCAGGGACGTTTTCCCATCCGCGTGGAACTGGACAGTTTGACAAAAGGGGATTTTGTACGCATACTGAAAGAGCCCAAAAATGCCCTTACCAAACAATACACTGCGCTGTTTGATTCCGAAGGTGTTTCCATGGAATTTTCCGATCAAGCACTGGAGGCCATAGCGGAGACGGCATTCAATATTAACTCCGAAATTGAAAACATTGGCGCCAGGCGCTTGCACACCGTGGTCAGTAAGTTGCTCAACGAATTCCTGTTTGATGTCCCCGATAAGATCGGTGCGTCCTCCAAAATCATGGTTACCGAAGATATGGTCAGGGAAAAACTGGCCGCCCTCGTCAGAAACCGTGATTTGAGCGAGTATATTTTATAA
- the porQ gene encoding type IX secretion system protein PorQ has translation MKWAPLIQCFGQYARCIPALLVFAFFPRYAMPQSNSFASLELPATAVVSGIGGVNVSKADYSVGFFQNNPALSSDTLNGWASASYLFYFAGTGLSSFAYQHDFKKIGALGFAVGHMDLGTVDGYDKVGAPTSTFNAGETTLTVGKAFHANHFRFGANMKGVFSNLAGYRAVALLVDLGGAFVHPTKDLSVGLVIKNAGAVLDEYSATSTSTLPFDVQAGITFKPEHMPVRFSGTAYRLTDYKVPFELLDSAGGASTLDKVLAHLTFGAELMVHKNVNILFGYNYLKHKELKMETVGGGSGVSVGAVVRLSWLDFAFSRTGYVTGGAYQFSLGLDTHRILNRK, from the coding sequence ATGAAGTGGGCGCCCCTAATCCAATGTTTCGGGCAGTATGCAAGGTGCATACCGGCCCTATTGGTTTTCGCTTTCTTTCCACGGTATGCCATGCCCCAATCCAACTCTTTTGCCTCCCTGGAGTTACCGGCCACGGCCGTTGTGTCGGGAATAGGAGGGGTAAATGTTTCCAAGGCAGACTACAGTGTAGGCTTTTTTCAAAACAACCCCGCCCTTTCTTCCGATACATTAAATGGTTGGGCTTCCGCCAGTTATTTGTTCTATTTCGCAGGCACCGGGTTGTCAAGTTTTGCCTACCAGCACGACTTTAAAAAAATTGGGGCCTTGGGCTTTGCGGTGGGCCATATGGATTTGGGAACGGTGGATGGGTACGATAAGGTGGGTGCGCCCACCAGCACCTTCAACGCAGGGGAAACGACATTGACGGTGGGCAAGGCATTTCATGCCAACCACTTTCGCTTTGGGGCGAACATGAAAGGAGTGTTTTCCAACCTGGCAGGGTACCGGGCAGTGGCCTTGTTGGTGGACCTGGGCGGGGCCTTTGTGCACCCCACAAAAGACCTAAGCGTGGGGCTGGTGATAAAAAATGCAGGAGCGGTGCTGGACGAGTACAGCGCTACCAGTACGTCCACTTTGCCCTTTGATGTGCAGGCCGGCATTACCTTCAAGCCCGAGCATATGCCGGTACGGTTTTCGGGCACTGCCTACCGGCTCACTGATTATAAAGTGCCTTTTGAACTTTTGGATAGCGCTGGCGGGGCCAGTACTTTGGATAAAGTATTGGCCCACCTTACTTTTGGTGCGGAGTTAATGGTGCATAAAAACGTAAATATACTTTTTGGGTACAACTACCTTAAACACAAAGAGTTGAAGATGGAAACGGTCGGAGGCGGCTCGGGCGTTTCGGTAGGGGCGGTGGTGAGGTTGTCCTGGCTGGATTTTGCCTTTAGCCGTACCGGGTACGTTACAGGAGGGGCTTACCAGTTTTCTTTAGGACTTGACACCCACAGGATTTTAAACAGGAAATAA
- the lon gene encoding endopeptidase La — MFKTLEIAPIVQDDSEDLIQMINPERESDLKPEDLPSELSILPIKNTVLFPGVVIPITVTRQKSIRLIKKAYQGNRIVGVVAQKTKNAEEPSAEDLYRFGTIARIIKMLVLPDGNTTIIIQGKNRFSVRQFLREDPYLTASIELLSDPKPDKRAYEVKALVQSLQDAASKILKLNPEIPQEAQVALDNIQSTSFLIHFLSSNLNVEVGEKQKILETNNILDRGTLLLKYMLKEIQMLEIKYEIQKKVHTDIDQQQRDYFLRQQIRVLQNELGFDGPDKEVEKLKARGKEKKWSKAAEEHFNKEVEKLQRINPQAAEFPVAMNYIEFMLDLPWGEYTEDDFDLKRAKRILDKDHYGLTKVKNRILEYMAVLKLKQDMKGPILCLHGPPGVGKTSLGKSIAKSLQRNYVRMSLGGVHDEAEIRGHRKTYVGAMPGKIVQNIKKAKSSNPVFILDEIDKVRSDFRGDPSSALLEVLDPEQNNSFSDNYLEVEYDLSKVLFIATANSLETIHPALRDRMEVIDLTGYTVEEKEQIARRHLVPKQLEEHGLKPKKFKFEAGAIKKIIESYTRESGVRNLERKIGSVVRHVAKMVAMEEEVPKAITPAFVVKVLGTEIFDEELYQGNETAGVVTGLAWTQVGGDILFVESSLSRGKGALTLSGQLGDVMKESAVAALSYLKSKAAQLKIDHRAFQQYDLHIHVPAGAIPKDGPSAGITMLTSLASSFTQRKVKAKLAMTGEITLRGKVLPVGGIKEKILAAKRSGIKEIILSAKNKRDIEEIEKHYIKGLKFHFVENVDEVLKTALLKEKVAKPLEFEFTENKAN, encoded by the coding sequence ATGTTTAAAACCCTCGAAATAGCACCCATCGTGCAAGACGACTCCGAAGACCTGATACAAATGATCAATCCTGAACGGGAATCCGATCTTAAGCCCGAAGACTTGCCTTCCGAGCTTTCCATACTGCCCATCAAAAATACCGTGCTTTTCCCGGGCGTGGTCATTCCCATCACCGTTACCAGGCAAAAGTCGATCCGGTTGATAAAAAAGGCCTATCAGGGCAACAGGATTGTAGGGGTGGTAGCCCAAAAGACAAAAAATGCGGAAGAGCCCTCGGCCGAGGACTTGTACCGGTTTGGGACCATAGCCCGCATCATCAAAATGTTGGTGCTCCCCGATGGCAACACGACTATAATCATCCAGGGCAAAAACAGGTTTTCGGTCAGGCAATTCCTTAGGGAGGACCCTTACCTTACGGCCAGCATTGAGTTGCTCTCCGACCCCAAGCCGGATAAGCGGGCCTATGAGGTAAAGGCCCTAGTCCAATCCTTGCAAGATGCAGCCTCAAAAATTTTAAAGCTAAACCCGGAAATCCCGCAGGAAGCACAGGTAGCGTTGGACAATATCCAAAGCACCTCCTTCCTCATACATTTCTTGTCGTCCAACCTGAATGTGGAAGTGGGCGAAAAACAAAAGATACTGGAAACGAACAACATTTTGGACCGGGGCACCCTGTTGCTCAAATACATGCTCAAGGAAATCCAGATGTTGGAGATCAAGTACGAAATCCAGAAGAAAGTCCATACCGACATTGACCAGCAACAGCGGGATTATTTTTTGCGCCAGCAAATAAGGGTACTGCAGAACGAACTGGGATTTGACGGCCCGGACAAGGAGGTGGAGAAATTAAAGGCCCGGGGCAAGGAAAAAAAATGGTCGAAGGCGGCAGAGGAGCATTTCAACAAGGAGGTGGAAAAACTCCAGCGCATCAACCCCCAGGCGGCCGAGTTTCCTGTGGCCATGAACTACATCGAGTTTATGCTCGACCTGCCGTGGGGGGAGTATACGGAAGATGATTTTGACTTGAAGCGTGCCAAGCGGATTTTGGACAAGGACCATTACGGGCTGACCAAAGTGAAAAACAGGATACTGGAATACATGGCCGTGCTGAAGCTAAAGCAGGACATGAAGGGCCCCATCCTTTGCCTGCATGGCCCTCCCGGTGTGGGAAAAACTTCTTTGGGGAAATCCATAGCCAAGTCGTTGCAGAGGAATTATGTGAGGATGTCGCTGGGCGGTGTCCACGATGAAGCGGAAATCCGGGGGCACCGGAAGACCTATGTGGGCGCCATGCCGGGCAAGATTGTGCAGAACATCAAGAAGGCAAAATCCTCCAACCCGGTTTTTATTTTGGACGAGATCGATAAAGTGCGATCTGACTTTCGGGGGGACCCTTCCTCGGCCTTGCTCGAAGTGTTGGACCCGGAGCAAAACAACTCCTTTTCCGACAACTACCTGGAGGTGGAATATGACCTCTCGAAGGTGTTGTTTATTGCCACCGCAAACTCATTGGAAACCATCCACCCCGCTTTGCGCGACCGCATGGAGGTAATAGACCTTACCGGCTATACGGTGGAAGAAAAGGAGCAAATAGCCAGGAGGCACTTGGTGCCCAAACAATTGGAAGAGCACGGGCTCAAGCCCAAAAAATTTAAGTTCGAGGCCGGTGCCATCAAAAAGATAATTGAGTCCTATACCCGCGAGTCCGGGGTACGGAATTTGGAAAGGAAGATTGGATCGGTGGTGCGCCATGTGGCCAAGATGGTGGCCATGGAAGAGGAGGTGCCCAAGGCCATTACCCCCGCATTTGTGGTAAAAGTGCTGGGAACGGAAATCTTTGACGAAGAATTGTACCAGGGCAATGAAACCGCGGGCGTGGTAACCGGCCTGGCCTGGACACAGGTGGGCGGGGACATCCTGTTTGTGGAGTCAAGTTTGAGCCGGGGCAAAGGTGCGCTTACCCTTTCCGGCCAGTTGGGCGATGTCATGAAGGAGTCGGCCGTGGCAGCCTTGTCGTACCTGAAGTCAAAAGCGGCACAACTAAAAATCGACCACCGCGCCTTTCAGCAGTATGATTTACACATCCACGTTCCGGCTGGAGCCATTCCCAAGGACGGCCCCTCCGCAGGGATTACCATGTTGACTTCCCTTGCCTCCAGTTTCACCCAACGCAAGGTCAAAGCCAAGCTGGCGATGACCGGGGAGATTACTTTGCGTGGAAAGGTTTTGCCTGTAGGCGGCATCAAGGAGAAAATACTGGCGGCCAAGCGGAGCGGCATCAAGGAGATCATATTGAGTGCCAAAAACAAACGCGATATAGAGGAAATAGAAAAACACTACATCAAAGGATTGAAGTTCCACTTTGTTGAAAATGTTGACGAGGTGTTGAAGACCGCCTTGCTAAAGGAAAAAGTAGCGAAGCCGTTGGAATTTGAGTTTACGGAGAACAAGGCGAATTAA